A region of Cardinium endosymbiont of Sogatella furcifera DNA encodes the following proteins:
- a CDS encoding ComEA family DNA-binding protein, with translation MSQHVGIMLHKFKHWIKQAFHFSNRESNGLLAIIVLILLTIIAPKIYQLYVSHQPIDHRADIALLEKNLTLLQENARTYTLLNINTATANQLQTIAGIRQPLAMRILRYRDKLGGFISLDQYKEVYGLPHHLHIKLMKRTTIPAKYRPKKLSLNQATFKALVFHPYISVAMAKAIINYRKQQGKFTHLNAIQRLPGYSSNWGNKIMPYLTL, from the coding sequence ATGTCACAGCACGTAGGCATCATGTTGCACAAATTCAAACATTGGATCAAACAAGCTTTTCATTTCTCCAATAGGGAAAGCAACGGCTTATTAGCCATTATTGTGCTGATCCTGCTCACCATCATTGCACCTAAAATATATCAGCTATACGTTAGTCATCAGCCAATAGATCATCGTGCAGACATTGCGTTATTGGAAAAAAACTTAACCCTGCTGCAAGAAAATGCCCGTACATACACCCTACTTAATATCAACACAGCTACGGCAAACCAGTTGCAAACGATAGCAGGCATCAGGCAACCACTGGCTATGCGCATCCTACGGTATAGAGACAAGCTAGGTGGATTCATTTCGTTGGATCAATATAAAGAAGTATATGGTCTACCGCACCACCTTCATATAAAACTCATGAAGCGGACCACGATACCAGCCAAGTACAGACCTAAAAAATTATCCTTAAACCAAGCAACTTTTAAAGCATTGGTCTTTCATCCTTATATCTCAGTTGCTATGGCCAAAGCGATCATAAACTATAGAAAGCAACAAGGAAAATTTACCCATTTAAATGCGATTCAAAGGCTACCAGGCTACAGCTCCAATTGGGGAAACAAAATCATGCCTTATCTCACGCTTTAA
- a CDS encoding RluA family pseudouridine synthase: protein MKDSTEKPAYVVTVTKEQSGLRIDKFLAEVLPISRNKVQEAITNQWVSVNRQLIKSNYMVRTTDEIVARIPNPIDLETLTPEAIPLDIVYEDDHLLVVHKPAQMVVHPDTTHRTGTLAHALLYRYKALPLKDDMPTRPGLVHRIDKNTSGLLVVAKTTASLDALARQFYNHTVTRTYYALVWGNPQNEHGTIDVNIGKDSHNHQKISAFPDLQQGKRAVTHYQVVKRLHHVALVACRLETGRTHQIRVHMKHIGHPIFGDPQYGGDAIASGERYASYKAFVHNCFKLMPHQALHAAVLGFTHPITKTAHSFEAPLPENFIKLIEKWEKYVTARRHHVAQIQTLDQTSFSFLQ, encoded by the coding sequence ATGAAAGATTCCACTGAAAAACCAGCATATGTGGTTACGGTTACCAAAGAACAGTCCGGGCTTCGTATAGACAAATTTTTAGCTGAGGTCTTACCAATCAGCCGAAACAAAGTCCAAGAAGCCATTACCAACCAATGGGTTTCGGTTAATCGGCAACTTATCAAATCCAATTATATGGTTCGGACTACAGATGAGATAGTAGCACGCATACCCAACCCCATCGACCTTGAAACCCTTACACCAGAAGCAATCCCATTGGACATTGTATATGAAGATGACCACTTACTGGTTGTCCACAAGCCCGCTCAAATGGTGGTGCACCCAGATACGACCCATCGAACGGGCACACTAGCCCATGCCCTATTGTATCGTTATAAAGCGTTGCCTTTAAAAGACGATATGCCTACCAGGCCTGGATTGGTTCATCGGATTGATAAAAACACATCCGGTCTACTGGTAGTAGCCAAAACAACAGCAAGCTTGGACGCTTTGGCGCGTCAATTTTATAACCATACGGTCACACGAACCTATTATGCATTGGTCTGGGGCAATCCCCAAAATGAGCACGGAACCATTGATGTTAATATAGGCAAAGACAGTCATAACCATCAAAAAATATCCGCCTTCCCGGATCTTCAACAAGGCAAAAGAGCCGTTACCCATTACCAAGTCGTTAAGCGGCTGCATCATGTAGCCCTGGTAGCCTGTAGATTAGAAACCGGACGGACCCATCAAATTCGCGTGCATATGAAACATATCGGCCATCCTATCTTTGGTGATCCGCAATATGGCGGTGACGCAATCGCTAGTGGCGAACGATATGCCTCTTATAAGGCCTTTGTGCACAACTGTTTTAAACTGATGCCTCATCAGGCACTGCATGCAGCTGTGCTTGGCTTTACCCATCCTATAACAAAAACAGCCCACTCCTTTGAAGCACCTTTACCAGAAAACTTTATTAAACTGATAGAGAAATGGGAAAAATATGTCACAGCACGTAGGCATCATGTTGCACAAATTCAAACATTGGATCAAACAAGCTTTTCATTTCTCCAATAG
- the infB gene encoding translation initiation factor IF-2: protein MNEEKNMRLSQVARKLNVGTETIASFLAQKGFVIDNKPNAKITVEQFNILATEFISAGVDKQEAAHVTIGKTYVSLSAPASKHTRTTHTEAPPVHKQTEMQGQRVEQTPPTPPAHYEASVPVLPGLKAVGKIELATEKVKAEAPLTAVEAAELPSGTADGGTSHLDDATKQPPAKPDKISFSEPLKRPTIVGKMTLPEPTFRRHRPSSGALSQKLSGSMGTPKTGGAKPHSRATPPTTPTPGARPLGGGKKAGSYKSNATADALRNTKHPKTTVGPKEQDGVSAQEIESQIKKTLAKLNQGAGDGARSKYKRDRRSAHLEAEEKRQRQETEKVLKITEFISANELASFMDITVNEILSTCMSLGMIISINQRLDAEAITVVADEFGYSVEFVDLHDATTCKDIDEVAGELVERPPIVTIMGHVDHGKTSLLDYIRTTKVTAKEAGGITQHIGAYAITTDQNKKIVFLDTPGHEAFTAMRTRGAQVTDIIVIVVAADDSIMTQTKESISHAQVAGCPIIIAINKIDKPQANPEKVKEDLANCNILVEDWGGKYQCQEISAKTGQGINALLEKILLEASLLNLQATPARKARGTIIESFLDPGRGYVATGIVQEGTLHVGDIVLAGVYYGKVKAMLNHQNITQKVASPATPVQILGLNGAPRAGDTFRVMSSIKEVGELAQKKQQLLREQTLRTKSHLTLDEIGRRLAVGNFKELNIIIKGDMDGSIEALADALLRLSHEEVEVNILHKGVGAVSESDILLAATAEAIIIAFHIKPSAQAKKLAEREGVEIKQYSIIYSAIDDVRSAVQGLLAPTIEEMTTGRAEIKKIFTFSKIGNIAGCQVQVGFIKQANPIRIIRKEQVIFTGTIHTIKHGLEEIKQVKSVSECGIHIRNFDEIEVGDIIEGFEQKEIKRQL from the coding sequence ATGAATGAAGAAAAAAACATGCGACTCAGCCAAGTGGCTCGAAAGTTAAATGTCGGAACAGAGACGATTGCTTCTTTTTTAGCCCAAAAGGGGTTTGTCATAGATAACAAACCCAATGCTAAAATAACGGTCGAACAATTTAATATACTGGCTACTGAATTTATCTCAGCTGGTGTGGATAAACAGGAAGCGGCGCATGTCACCATCGGTAAAACCTATGTAAGTCTTTCTGCTCCAGCTAGTAAGCATACACGTACAACCCATACAGAAGCGCCACCCGTCCATAAGCAAACAGAAATGCAAGGCCAAAGGGTGGAACAAACGCCTCCTACTCCCCCAGCTCATTATGAAGCCTCTGTTCCGGTTTTACCTGGCTTAAAGGCAGTTGGGAAAATAGAGTTGGCTACTGAAAAAGTGAAAGCTGAGGCGCCCCTTACTGCTGTTGAGGCTGCAGAGCTGCCATCAGGCACAGCAGATGGCGGTACAAGTCACTTGGATGACGCAACGAAACAACCTCCTGCTAAACCGGATAAAATATCCTTTTCAGAGCCGCTTAAAAGACCTACGATAGTAGGCAAAATGACTTTACCTGAACCCACTTTTAGAAGGCACCGCCCTAGCAGTGGCGCACTGTCTCAAAAGTTAAGTGGTTCCATGGGCACACCTAAAACAGGTGGCGCAAAACCACACAGTAGGGCTACCCCTCCTACAACCCCTACCCCTGGCGCTAGACCACTAGGAGGTGGGAAAAAAGCAGGGTCATATAAATCTAACGCAACCGCTGATGCTTTACGCAATACAAAACATCCTAAAACAACCGTAGGCCCCAAAGAGCAAGACGGCGTATCTGCTCAAGAAATAGAAAGCCAAATTAAAAAAACCTTAGCCAAGTTAAACCAAGGTGCCGGTGATGGAGCACGGTCTAAATACAAAAGAGATCGGCGCAGTGCCCACCTGGAGGCTGAGGAAAAGCGTCAACGTCAGGAAACAGAAAAAGTTTTAAAAATCACAGAGTTTATATCTGCCAATGAACTCGCTTCTTTTATGGACATTACAGTCAATGAGATCCTCTCTACTTGTATGTCTTTAGGCATGATTATCTCTATCAACCAACGTCTAGATGCAGAAGCCATTACCGTTGTAGCCGATGAGTTTGGCTATAGCGTAGAATTTGTTGACCTGCATGATGCAACAACCTGTAAGGATATAGACGAGGTAGCGGGTGAACTGGTAGAACGTCCGCCTATTGTCACCATTATGGGCCACGTAGATCATGGCAAAACTTCTTTATTAGATTATATCCGTACCACAAAGGTAACCGCAAAAGAAGCAGGTGGTATTACCCAGCACATTGGGGCCTATGCCATTACTACCGATCAAAACAAAAAGATTGTGTTTTTGGATACACCTGGGCATGAAGCTTTTACAGCTATGCGTACTAGAGGTGCACAGGTAACTGATATTATTGTCATTGTGGTCGCTGCAGATGATAGCATTATGACCCAGACCAAGGAGTCGATCAGCCATGCACAAGTAGCGGGTTGCCCGATTATTATTGCCATCAATAAAATTGATAAACCACAGGCCAACCCAGAAAAAGTCAAAGAAGATTTGGCCAATTGCAACATCTTGGTGGAAGACTGGGGTGGGAAGTATCAATGCCAAGAGATTTCAGCCAAAACAGGACAAGGGATCAATGCGCTTTTAGAAAAAATTCTTTTAGAAGCCTCGCTACTCAACTTGCAAGCGACCCCTGCTAGAAAAGCAAGGGGTACAATTATTGAGTCCTTCCTAGATCCCGGTAGAGGGTACGTGGCCACCGGTATTGTACAAGAGGGGACCCTACATGTAGGCGACATTGTGCTAGCGGGTGTCTACTATGGCAAAGTAAAAGCGATGTTAAACCACCAAAACATCACCCAAAAAGTAGCTTCCCCTGCTACACCTGTGCAAATATTAGGGTTAAATGGTGCGCCCAGAGCAGGAGATACCTTTCGTGTGATGAGCAGCATAAAAGAGGTAGGAGAATTGGCACAAAAAAAGCAGCAATTGTTGCGCGAGCAAACGTTGCGTACCAAGTCTCACCTTACCCTTGATGAAATTGGTCGTCGTTTGGCTGTAGGCAACTTTAAGGAGCTCAATATTATCATCAAAGGAGATATGGATGGTTCTATCGAGGCCTTAGCAGATGCATTGCTTCGGTTATCCCATGAAGAGGTAGAGGTGAATATTCTACATAAGGGTGTAGGAGCTGTGTCAGAGTCTGACATACTCCTTGCTGCTACCGCTGAAGCGATTATTATTGCCTTCCATATTAAGCCCTCTGCACAAGCTAAAAAATTAGCCGAAAGAGAAGGGGTAGAAATCAAGCAATATTCAATTATTTACAGCGCGATAGATGATGTGCGTAGTGCGGTACAGGGGCTTTTGGCACCTACCATAGAAGAAATGACTACAGGTCGAGCAGAAATTAAAAAGATCTTTACATTTTCAAAAATTGGTAATATTGCAGGTTGTCAAGTACAAGTAGGTTTTATTAAACAAGCCAATCCCATACGTATCATCAGAAAAGAACAGGTTATATTTACCGGTACAATCCATACCATTAAACATGGGCTAGAGGAGATCAAACAGGTCAAATCTGTTTCTGAATGTGGGATACATATCAGAAATTTTGACGAAATTGAAGTGGGGGATATTATAGAAGGCTTTGAACAAAAAGAAATCAAGCGTCAACTTTAA